The genomic window TGTGCTCAACGCCATCTTTTTCAAGTTGACGGATGTGGCGAGCAGTAACGCGACGGCCAGTCTCAACGTAAGTTTTACCGTTAGCTTCGATGTCGAATGACGCAGTTTCACCACGTAGACGTTCAGGCACTAACTCCATAAGTAGAGTTTGGTCTTTCACTTCGAAGTTCACTTTGTCGAAGAACAGATCTAAGATCTCTTCTGTCGATTTACCAAGTGCACGAAGGATAATCGATGCTGGTAGCTTACGACGACGGTCGATACGTACGAATAAGTTATCCTTAGGATCGAACTCAAAGTCTAACCATGAGCCACGGTAAGGAATTACACGTGCGTTATAAAGAACTTTACCTGATGAGTGAGTCTTACCCTTATCACTGTCGAAGAACACGCCTGGGCTTCGGTGCAGCTGGGATACGATAACCCTCTCGGTACCATTAATTACGAAAGTACCATTGTCTGTCATAAGCGGAATTTCGCCCATGTAGACTTCTTGTTCTTTAATGTCTTTTACAGTACCTGCTGGTGCATCTCGATCAAAGATAACTAGACGTAGTTTTACGCGTAGTGGCTTTGAGTAAGTAACACCGCGGATTTGACATTCTTTAACGTCAAAAACTGGCTCACCAAGACGGTAGCTAACGTATTGCAGCTCAGAATTGCCGTTGTAGCTCTGAATTGGAAATACAGAACGGAAAGCAGCTTCAAGACCGTATTGACCTTCAGGATCCTGTTCGATGAATTTATCGAAAGAATCAAGCTGGATCGATAACAGGTATGGAATGTCCAAAACTTGTGGACGAGTACCAAAATCCTTACGGATGCGCTTTTTCTCGGTATAAGAGTAAACCATGGGGTTCCTCAGCTCGCTGATAAGTGACCCAAACCACCCAAAACACTCTTCAGAGGGGGTGGTGACAAACAGCTGTTTACTGTAGTGAACAATCATTTCGAAAAAATGACTGTTTTTTTGCTTGGATTATGACGGTTAAACAGCGGAAAATTCGTCATAGCCCTACAGCGCAAAAAGGCCGGTGGTTAATAAACCACCAGCCATTAGCCTTGCGGCTAAGAAATTAAGTAATAATTACTTGATTTCAACAGAAGCGCCAGCTTCTTCTAGCTGTGCTTTAAGAGCTTCAGCTTCAGCTTTGTCAACGCCTTCTTTAAGCGCTGCAGGAGCTGAGTCTACAAGACCTTTAGCTTCTTTAAGACCTAGGCCAGTTGCGCCACGTACAGCTTTGATAACTTGTACTTTGTTAGCGCCAGCAGCAGTTAGGATAACGTCGAATTCAGTTTGCTCAGCAGCAGCGTCGCCGCCAGCTGCGCCGCCAGCTACAACAGCAGCAGCTGCAGTAACGCCGAATTTTTCTTCCATAGCTTCGATAAGCTCAACAACTTGCATTACAGACATTTCTGCAACTGCGTCTAGGATTTGCTCGTTAGTAATAGACATAACAATTCTCTTTTAAGTCAACAATAAGTTTAAATAGCAACCAGTGAAAAGCAAGGCTTATGCCGCAGCTTCTTCTTTTTGGTCGCGAACAGCAGCGATAGTACGAACCAGCTTGCCAGCAGAAGCTTCTTTCATGCACATCATTAGGCGTGCGATAGCTTCGTCGTAAGTTGGTAGTGTCGCTAGTACTTCAGCATCAGTAACTGCGCCTTCAAATGCAGCAGCTTTGATCTCGAAATCTTTATTCTCTTTAGCGAAGTCTTTGAAAAGACGCGCTGCAGCACCTGGGTGCTCATTAGAGAATGCGATCAGAGTTGGACCAGTGAAAGTGTCTACTAGACACTCGTAGTCTGTACCCTGAACCGCACGGCGTGCTAGTGTGTTACGAACAACTTTCATGTAAACACCCGCTTCGCGAGCTTGTTTACGTAGAGAAGTCATTGCGCCAACTTCAACGCCACGAGAATCAGCTACAACTGCAGAAAGTGCACCACTGGCAGCTTCGTTGACTTCAGCAACAATTGCTTTTTTGTCTTGAAGATTTAAAGCCATTTGGATTAACCTCTGGTTGTGATTACAGCACCCAATACAAAATGTATTGAGCGTTTACGATATTATTTAAAAATGAATAAATTCACTTCAAACCACAATATCGCCTACGTAGGTTTTATTAAGCCATCAACAATCTAATGAAAATCGACGGCGCCTACGGTCTTGGGATAGATGATTTCAAATTGCTTTAAAACCACCCAACCACAAATATTAGGCGCAGAAGTATACACTAAATCTGCACCTAAGCAAATTAGTTTGCTTGAGTGTTCAGGCTAGCCTGATCTACAGCAACACCAGCACCCATCGTAGTAGAGATGCTTACTTTCTTCAGGAAAGTACCTTTCGCTGAAGAAGGCTTAGCTTTCTTAAGAGCAACTAGAAGAGCTTCTAGGTTCTCTTGAAGCTGGTTAGCTTCGAAAGATGCTTTACCGATAGTAGTGTGGATGATGCCGTTCTTGTCGTTACGGTAACGAACCTGACCTGCTTTAGCGTTCTTAACCGCTTCAGCAACGTTAGGAGTTACAGTACCAACTTTAGGGTTTGGCATTAGACCGCGTGGACCTAGGATTGTACCTAGTTGACCAACAACGCGCATTGCATCTGGAGAAGCAACAACAACGTCGAAGTTCATTTCGCCTTTTTTCACTAGCTCTGCAAGATCTTCCATACCAACGATATCTGCGCCAGCTGCTTTAGCTGCTTCTGCGTTTGCACCTTGAGTGAACACAGCAACGCGGATATCACGGCCAGTACCGTGAGGTAGCACAGTTGCGCCACGTACGTTTTGGTCAGATTTACGAGCATCGATGCCTAGATTAACAGCAACATCTACAGACTCAACGAATTTAGCAGTCGCTAGTTCTTTAAGAAGAGCAACAGCTTCGTTGATTTCGTATTCTTTAGTCGCGTCAACTTTGTCGCGGATTACGCGCATGCGCTTAGTAAGTTTAGCCATGATCTTATCCCTCTACCACTAGGCCCATTGAACGAGCAGTACCAGCAATAGAACGCTTCATTGCTTCGATGTCAGCACCAGTCATATCAGCAGCTTTAGTTTCTGCGATTTCCTGTACTTGAGCGTCAGTTACTGTGCCCACTTTTTCAGTGTTTGGACGACCTGAACCAGACTTAACGCCAGCAGCTTTCTTAAGAAGAACAGCAGCAGGTGGAGTCTTAGTTACGAACGTGAAAGAACGGTCGTTGTAAACAGTAATAACTACTGGAGTAGGTAGACCTTTCTCAACAGATTCTGTTTTTGCGTTGAACGCTTTACAGAATTCCATGATGTTCACGCCGTGTTGACCTAGTGCAGGACCAACCGGTGGACTTGGGTTTGCCATACCAGCTGCAACTTGCAGTTTGATATAAGCTTCAACTTTCTTAGCCATGATATTTCCTAATATTTTGGGTACATGCGCTAGCCGCAAGGCGAGCTCCCCATAAATTCAATGAACTCTTCTTTACTTCCATAGAAGCAAAAAGGCGCGAAATTATAATCATAATTCGCGCCTTTAACAACCCTAACAAGGTGATTTTTTATACTCTTTTATTTTGAACAACTTATGAAGTAATTATCCACAGCTTGCTCAAAGATTCGAGTATTAGTCCAGTTTTTCAACTTGACCGAATTCAAGCTCAACCGGTGTTGCACGACCAAAGATCGATACAGATACCTTAATGCGGCTTTTCTCGTAATCGACTTCTTCAACAGTACCGTTGAAGTCAGCAAATGGACCATCGTTCACACGAACCACTTCACCCGCTTCGAACATTGTCTTAGGACGTGGAGACTCGCTCGCTTTCTCTAGACGGTTCAAGATAGCATCAGCTTCTTTATCAGTGATTGGTGCTGGACGATCAGAGGTACCACCAATGAAGCCCATAACACGAGGAATGCTACGTACTAAGTGCCATGATTCATCATTCATGATCATTTGCACTAATACGTAACCTGGGAAGAACTTACGTTCGCTTTTACGGCGTTGACCTGCACGCATTTCCACTACTTCTTCAGTAGGTACTAAAACGTCACCAAAGAATTCTTCCATGTCGTGCATTTTAATATGTTCGCGTAGCGATTGAGATACACGACCTTCATAGCCAGAAAAGGCTTGAACTACATACCAACGTTTTTTTGGAGCTTCACTCATGAATCAGAACCCTCTACACCCCAGTCGCTAGAGAAACCAGACGGACCATAATGCCGTCAATTCCCCATAGCACTAGAGACATAACAATACATACAGCTAAAACGATCAATGTAGTTTGCATAGTTTCTTGGCGAGTAGGCCAAACTACTTTACGAATCTCCATACGGGATTCTTTTGCAAAATCGATCGCAGCTTTACCTTTAGTTGTTGTTGCTGCAACGCCTAATGCGGCAGCAATCAGCACAACTACACCTGCAGCGCGAATTACAACAGACAATTCACCATACAGGTAATTACCCACAACAGCAGCAGCTAACAGAACAAAAGCGGCGACCCACTTCATTGTATCTGCTGCACCTGAGCTATCAGGAGTTTCAGCGTTTGCTTTCATAAAACCAACCTGTGATAAGTCTTAAATATAGACGACAATAACCCCGCTGTTGCAGGGCACATTCCTTTGCGTTGCAAAACAACACATTTAACAGTCATTTTAGTCAAAAAGACCGTTTAATTCTTTACTAAGAGCTAAAATCGATGCCAAAACATCCAACTCTTTTTTCAGCGCAGAAAAAGGGCATCAAATGATGCCCTTTTTACTAGTGGTTCGTCAAATCTTATGCAAAGATTTTAGCTACAACACCAGCACCAACTGTACGGCCACCTTCGCGGATTGCGAAACGTAGACCTTCGTCCATTGCGATTGGAGCGATTAGCTCAACCGTCATTTGAACGTTGTCACCTGGCATTACCATTTCTACGCCTTCTGGTAGAGTGATGTCGCCTGTTACGTCAGTCGTACGGAAGTAGAACTGTGGACGGTAACCTTTGAAGAAAGGTGTGTGACGGCCGCCTTCGTCTTTAGAAAGTACGTATACTTCAGACTCAAACTTAGTGTGTGGGTTGATAGAACCTTTCGCAGAAAGTACTTGACCACGTTCAACGTCATCACGCTTAGTACCACGTAGAAGTGCACCAACGTTCTCACCTGCACGACCTTCGTCAAGCAGTTTACGGAACATTTCAACACCAGTACAAGTAGTAACAGTCGTCTCTTTGATACCAACGATTTCTACTTCGTCACCTACGCGTAGGATACCACGCTCGATACGACCAGTTACAACTGTACCACGACCTTGAATTGAGAATACATCTTCAATTGGTAGTAGGAACGGTTGGTCTACTGCACGCTCTGGCTCAGGGATGTAAGAATCTAGTGCTTCTGCAAGCTCAATGATCTTGTCTTCCCACTGCTTCTCGCCGTTTAGTGCGCCAAGTGCAGAACCTTGGATAACTGGTAGGTCATCACCAGGGAAGTCGTATTCAGAAAGAAGTTCACGAACTTCCATCTCAACTAGCTCTAGAAGCTCTTCGTCATCAACCATGTCACATTTGTTCATGAATACGATGATGTAAGGGATACCAACTTGACGACCAAGTAGGATGTGCTCACGAGTTTGAGGCATAGGGCCGTCAGTCGCAGCAACAACTAGGATACCGCCGTCCATTTGTGCAGCACCAGTGATCATGTTTTTAACATAATCCGCGTGTCCTGGACAGTCTACGTGTGCGTAGTGACGTGCTGGAGTGTCGTACTCAACGTGAGAAGTTGCGATTGTGATGCCGCGCTCACGCTCTTCTGGAGCGTTATCGATAGATGCGAAATCTTTAGCAACACCGCCGTATACTTTTGCAAGAGTAGTACAGATAGCAGCAGTTAGAGTTGTTTTACCGTGGTCAACGTGGCCGATAGTACCAACGTTTACGTGCGGTTTCGTACGTTCAAATTTTTCTTTAGACATGGGGTGTCCCTCTAGGTACGGATTAGGTGGTTTAAAATAAGACCACGCAACCAAAAAAATAGTTGTCTTTATTAAAGGAGAAGAAGCTTTAGACTGGTGCTAATACCCAGAGTCGAACTGGGGACCTCACCCTTACCAAGGGTGCGCTCTACCGACTGAGCTATATCAGCACACAAAATGAGTTGGAGCGTGCAGCGGGAATCGAACCCGCATCATCAGCTTGGAAGGCTGAGGTAATAGCCATTATACGATGCACGCAACACGTAACTCTGTTTGAGCTATTTAACCTTTAGAATATGGTGGAGGGGGACGGATTCGAACCATCGAAGGCAGTGCCGGCAGATTTACAGTCTGCTCCCTTTGGCCACTCGGGAACCCCTCCAAATTTTGAGCTTTCTCTCGCTGACCTTATCGATAAGGGAGAAAGTGGTGCCGACTACCGGAATCGAACTGGTGACCTACTGATTACAAGTCAGTTGCTCTACCTACTGAGCTAAGTCGGCACAAGTGGGGCGCATTTTATTGAATGATTTTCCACCTTGCAATAGTAAATTGAAAAAAAATGGAAAATTCTCTTATCAAATTCCCATATACAGCAATTTAGCTCAAGGTTTACGCCTTTAACCTACATCTAGTACAGGAAGATATTTAATTTATCTAACGCTTGATGTATTTTCCATGCACTTGTTTTGTCATTCACTATAGAGTTTTGTATGAGTCCATATATGTCATTCGACCGCGAACGTTGGTCCGAGCTAAGGAATTTAGTTCCGATGACACTTTCTGAAAGCGACTTAAAAGAGCTGCAAGGCATCAATGAAAAGCTCACTATGGAAGAGGCAGTAGAGATCTACTTACCGCTATCTCGTCTATTGAACCTCTATGTGGCAGCCAGACAGAATAGAAACTCGGTGCTCCACCAATTTCTAGATAAGAAAGAAAAAGCGCCGCCTTTTATCATCGGTATTGCGGGTAGTGTTGCCGTTGGTAAGAGCACGACTGCACGATTGCTTAAAGCCCTACTCTCGCGCTGGGAGAACCATCCGAAAGTCGAGCTAGTGACGACAGACGGTTTCTTATACCCAAATGAAGTGCTGGAAGAGAAAGGGTTGATGAGTAAGAAAGGCTTCCCCGAGTCTTACGACATCAAGCGTCTAGTGAACTTTGTCTCTGATGTGAAGGCGTGCAAACGAAATGTCACCGCACCGGTATACTCGCACCTAACTTACAACATTACTGATGATGTTAAGTGTGTCGACCTACCCGATGTACTTATTATTGAAGGGCTAAACGTCTTGCAAAGTGGTATGAATTATCCGCATGAACCACATCGTGTTTTCATATCCGATTTTCTCGATTTCTCACTCTATGTCGATGCGGATAGCAAGCAAATAAAAGAGTGGTATATCAACCGTTTCATGAAATTTCGAGATGGGGCATTCACCAAGCCTGACTCCTACTTTCATCATTATACACGACTCTCAAATCAAGCGGCATTGGATAAGGCAGAAGAAATCTGGAGCTCAATCAATGGTTTGAACCTAGAGCAGAATATCCTTCCAACAAGAGAAAGAGCTCACTTGATCTTGCATAAAGGTGCTGATCATATGGTTGAAGAAGTGTTACTCAGAAAATAATAACGCTTTAATCCCCTTTTCTTAGTGATATCTCGCCACCGATATAACTTTCGATGCCGTTAGCCGTTTTGAGTAATATAGCACCTTGTGCATCGATCCCTTGTACGATACCTTCAATTTCCCTAGGTCCAATGATAAGTCTTACATTGCGACCTAAGAAATTATCTAAACGATTCCATCGACTTACAAAGTTAGACATCCCTTTGAGTTCGTAATCAACAAGTGTTTTATTCCATGCGTTAATCAGAACTTGGGCGAGGTCATTTCGATCGGGCACTTGTCCATCACACACTTCTTTTAATGAAGTCCATGGCTGTCCAATACCGGATATTGTGGGCTCCATGGATAGGTTAAGCCCTAAACCAATCACAATATGAGCAGCACCACCAGATTGACCTGACAACTCGACTAAAATGCCTGCGAGCTTCTTGTCATTGTGGTAAAGGTCGTTCGGCCATTTGAGCTTTACACCTTCTACGCCCATTTCTTCCAAAGCTTCAACAACAGCGACACCAACCACAAGGCTTAAGCCCATTGCGGCAGCCATCCCTGCGTCGAGTCTCCAATACATTGAAAGATAGAGGTTTGCACCGAATGGCGACACCCACTCTCGTCCACGACGCCCACGGCCCGCTGTTTGATATTCCGCAATACAGACAGAACCCGATTCGAGGGTGTTAGTACGCTCTAATAGGTGTTGGTTTGTAGAACCTATAATGGGAATCAGTTCAAGAGAAGCATCGCGACTAACTGCAGACAATTTTTCTTGGTCAAGCATATCTAAACGGCTGGCTAGCTTGTAACCCTTGCCTTGTACTCGATAGATATCTAAACCCCACTCTTGAATACCCTTAATATGCTTACTTATCGCCGCTCGTGACACACCAATCATTTCACCTAGGTCTTCACCTGAATGAAACTCACCGTCAGCAAGGCATCTCAATAGTGCAAGCTTGGTACTGTGTTCTCTCATGCCAATGACCCCAAAGCCTTGTCTAGGTTTGTCTCGCAGTCTCGTCCCATAAAGCGCACTTCATGTTCCAATCGAATATTGAATTTATTCAAGACGGACTGGCGCACTCGCTCTGCAAGCTTAAGGATATCCACAGCAGAAGCCTCATCATAATTGATAATAACCAATGCTTGGTTAGGGTGAACCTGAGCGCCACCTTCTGTCACACCCTTGAACTGGCATTGATCAATCAGCCAGCCAGCAGCAACTTTGATCATGTCATTACTCTCATAGCCGACAATATTTGGATATAGAGCTAACAAGCGATCAAAATGATCTTTGGTGATCACAGGGTTTTTGAAGAAACTGCCCGCATTCCCTTGTACTCTAGGGTCTGGCAGCTTACTTGAACGGATAGCACACACTTCATCAAATATAGTGCGAGGAGAGAGCGTATCGGCTGCTAGGCTTTTTAACGGGCCGTAGTGATTACATGGCTCCCACTCTTTCGGCAACGTTAAACCAATCGCCACCACAATCGCTTTACCGTAGAGAGCGTGTTTGAAAATAGAATCTCGGTAACCAAAGAGACACTCTTTCCTGCTTAATCGCTTAACTGTATAAGTATCCAGACATAGGATATCGACATACTCGCATACGTCTTGTAGCTCAACACCATACGCACCAATATTTTGAATCGGAGCAGAGCCTGAACAGCCGGGTATCATTGCTAGGTTTTCTAGACCACCCAGCCCTTTATCCACACTCCATTCAACCAAACTTGGCCAATCCTCGCCACCACTTACATGCAGTAGGTGATGACTGTCCGTCTCAGTCAGCTCAATCCCGGCTAATTTATTCACAATGACCAGGCCAGCGAAGTGCTCAGTAAAAAGCATATTGCTACCCTTACCCAGTATTAACTTGGGTAAAGCTGACCATTTAGGGTCTTTGTAAAGCGAAATCAGTTCTTCGATAGTGGTGACTTCAAGCAACGCATCACACGTCTGATCGATAGAAAAAGTATGAACATTTTTTAAACTAGCATTGAGATGGAATTGCATGACGATATTCAATTAATTTACACTGCAGCCATTCTACAGCAGATAAACCAATGGCGCAGTGACAGAATGAACAATGTCATCATTACTCAACTAGAGCCTATCAAGGTTCCTTTAGTTAAACGTTTCTATAAAGAGCATTACCCAACAGGGAAAGCCAATAAAAGTGAATTGATCTTTTCATTATTGCTAGATGACGAGCTGTGCGGTGTCGTGCGTTTTCGTACAATAGAAAATAATCGCTTGCTGACTGGAATGGCGATATCAAAACAACATCGTGGTAAGCAATTAGGCTCCCAGCTTATGGATTATTGTGCGCAACATACGCTTACGGAAGACGACTACTGCTTTGCGTACACTCATCTCACCAATTTTTACACTCGACACCAATTCGTACAAGTAGACCCTAAAGATCTGCCAAACGGTTTAAGAGTTTTATACGAGCGCTATTCGAATAGCGGAAAAGATCTCATTCCTATGCATTATCAGAAAAATTGTCACAGAATGCCCTGATTATCTAGTATTTAAGGCTAACCCTTTGGTAAAATTAAAGGTTAGCAATTTTGCATATTTTTAAGGTAAAACAGTCAATATGATTGCCAGTAGGAATCCATTCATACAGTTGCCAACCATAGCGCAGAATCCTGACAAGTTTGAAGTACTACTATCAGCGCAAGAGTTTCGAACTCGCCTACTTGATGAGATATCTCGCGCAACGACTCGTATTAGTTTAGTCGCTTTGTATCTTGAAGATGATGAGGCTGGCCGTGAGATCCTAACTGCCTTATATGAAGCAAAGCAAAATAATCCAGCATTAGACGTGAGCGTTTGTGTTGATTGGCACCGAGCACAGCGCGGATTGATTGGCGCAGAGTCTTCTGAAGGCAATGCAGCCATGTATAAAGAGTTCGCAGAAAAATATCAGCATTCTGTACCTGTCTATGGCATTCCAGTTCGCGGCAAAGAAGTCTTTGGCGTGTTGCACTTAAAAGGCTTTATCGTCGATGACACCGTGATATACAGCGGTGCAAGCCTTAACAATATCTACCTGAATTACCATGACCGCTATCGCTTTGATCGTTACCACGTTTTAAACAACGCAGCGCTTGCTGACTCAATGTTTACGTACGTGCACGAACAGATGGTTGCGGACAGCGCTGTTTATGACTTGGCTGACAAAAATAAACCAATGACTAAAGAGTTAAAACCAGCGATTCGCCAGTTCCGAGCTTTGCTAGCACGATCTCAGTATCAATTCGATGGTCAAGAGGTTTCAACAGACCAAGTTGCTATAACACCATTGGTTGGTATCGGTAAGAGACGTAACCGTCTGAATCAGGGAATCAATCAACTCGTAGCGCAAGCTAAAGATGAAATCTTTATCTGCACGCCATACTTCAACTTCCCACCGAGCCTCGCTAAAGAAGTGAAGAAAGCGCTTAAGCGTGGCGTAAAGGTCAGCATTGTTGTTGGCGATAAAACAGCTAATGATTTCTTTATCTCGCCAGAAGAAGAATTTAAAACAATTGGTGGTTTGCCATACCTTTACGAATTGAACTTACGTCATTTCGCTAAAGCCAATGAAGCTCATATTGCTAGCCGCAATCTATCAATTCGACTATGGCAACACGATTCAAATAGCTTCCACCTAAAGGGGATTTGGGTCGATAAACGCTATATGCTGCTAACGGGTAATAACCTAAACCCTCGCGCATGGAAATTAGATCTAGAGAATGGCATTTTTATCCAAGACAACTACCACCACCTAACAGACAAGTTTCAGGCTGAAGTGGATAACATCCTTCAACACACTCAGCTTATCTGTACTTATAAGCAGTTAGACAAGGTAGAGAGCTACCCGATGGAAGTTCAGAAGTTGATTCGCAAGATCACTCGGGTAAAAGCCGACAGAATACTCAAACAAATACTGTAATCGATGTATTAGAAGATACTATTTATCAACGCCTAGCAAACGCTAGGCGTTTTTGTATCTATCAAACATACAAAACGACCATATATTTCTCTCAAACGAGACCAATCCTTTTCGATAGACATACAGAGCCAAATAAATAGAGAAATAACTAGGGTCAATGTGTATAAGCATACTGCGGAGGAGGGCTCTTCGCTTGTTCAATAGCGAAAACTCTATGTATCAAACGTAAAAAAGCCTCGCTATTGCTAGCGAGGCTTCTTAATAAGTGGCGGAGTGGACGGGACTCGAACCCGCGACCCCCGGCGTGACAGGCCGGTATTCTAACCAACTGAACTACCACTCCGCAGTGGTCAACTCACTAAGTGAGCGTCCATATCTCCAGGTCGGTCAACCTAAAGATTTAATTTAAAGCCTGGCGATGTCCTACTCTCACATGGGGAAGCCCCACACTACCATCGGCGCTATTGTGTTTCACTTCTGAGTTCGGCATGGAATCAGGTGGGTCCACAATGCTATGGTCGCCAAGCAAATTTTGCTTTTACTTTCAGTTTTTTAAAAACTGAAGGCAAAATAATCTGGAAAACTGATTTAAAAGTCTATCTCTTCAAACGCATTCAAGGTCTGTCTTTCTATTGAGTCCACAAAACCCCTTGGGTGTTGTATGGTTAAGCCTCACGGGCAATTAGTACAGGTTAGCTCAATGCCTCGCAGCACTTACACACCCTGCCTATCAACGTCGTAGTCTACGACAACCCTTTAGGACGCTTATAGCGCCAGGGAAAACTCATCTCAAGGCTCGCTTCCCGCTTAGATGCTTTCAGCGGTTATCGATTCCGAACTTAGCTACCGGGCAATGCCATTGGCATGACAACCCGAACACCAGAGGTTCGTCCACTCCGGTCCTCTCGTACTAGGAGCAGCCCCTTTCAATTTTCCAACGCCCACGGCAGATAGGGACCGAACTGTCTCACGACGTTCTAAACCCAGCTCGCGTACCACTTTAAATGGCGAACAGCCATACCCTTGGGACCGACTTCAGCCCCAGGATGTGATGAGCCGACATCGAGGTGCCAAACACCGCCGTCGATATGAACTCTTGGGCGGTATCAGCCTGTTATCCCCGGAGTACCTTTTATCCGTTGAGCGATGGCCCTTCCATTCAGAACCACCGGATCACTATGACCTGCTTTCGCACCTGCTCGAATTGTCATTCTCGCAGTCAAGCGGGCTTATGCCATTGCACTAACCACACGATGTCCAACCGTGTTTAGCCCACCTTCGTGCTCCTCCGTTACTCTTTGGGAGGAGACCGCCCCAGTCAAACTACCCACCAGGCACTGTCCGTAACCCCGATTCAGGGGCCAACGTTAGAACATCAAAACTACAAGGGTGGTATTTCAAGGACGACTCCACCACATCTAGCGACGCGGTTTCATAGTCTCCCACCTATCCTACACATGTAGGTTCAATGTTCAGTGCCAAGCTGTAGTAAAGGTTCACGGGGTCTTTCCGTCTAGCCGCGGGTACACTGCATCTTCACAGCGATTTCAATTTCACTGAGTCTCGGGTGGAGACAGCGTGGCCATCATTACGCCATTCGTGCAGGTCGGAACTTACCCGACAAGGAATTTCGCTACCTTAGGACCGTTATAGTTACGGCCGCCGTTTACCGGGGCTTCGATCAAGAGCTTCGACCGAAGTCTAACCCCATCAATTAACCTTCCGGCACCGGGCAGGCGTCACACCGTATACGTCATCTTACGATTTTGCACAGTGCTGTGTTTTTAATAAACAGTTGCAGCCACCTGGTATCTGCGACTCTCGTCTGCTCCATCCGCAAGGGACTTCACTGATAAGAGCGTACCTTCTCCCGAAGTTACGGTACCATTTTGCCTAGTTCCTTCACCCGAGTTCTCTCAAGCGCCTTGGTATTCTCTACCCGACCACCTGTGTCGGTTTGGGGTACGATTCCTTACAATCTGAAGCTTAGAGGCTTTTCCTGGAAGCATGGCATCAATGACTTCACTACCGTAGTAGCTCGACATCGTATCTCAGCGTTAGTAGCGGTCCGGATTTACCTAAACCACCCGCCTACGTACTTGAACCTGGACAACCGTCGCCAGGCCCACCTAGCCTTCTCCGTCCCCCCATCGCAATTGTAAGAAGTACGGGAATATTAACCCGTTTCCCATCGACTACGCCTTTCGGCCTCGCCTTAGGAGTCGACTTACCCTGCCCCGATTAACGTTGGACAGGAACCCTTGGTCTTCCGGCGAGGGAGTTTTTCACTCCCTTTATCGTTACTC from Vibrio artabrorum includes these protein-coding regions:
- the birA gene encoding bifunctional biotin--[acetyl-CoA-carboxylase] ligase/biotin operon repressor BirA, which translates into the protein MREHSTKLALLRCLADGEFHSGEDLGEMIGVSRAAISKHIKGIQEWGLDIYRVQGKGYKLASRLDMLDQEKLSAVSRDASLELIPIIGSTNQHLLERTNTLESGSVCIAEYQTAGRGRRGREWVSPFGANLYLSMYWRLDAGMAAAMGLSLVVGVAVVEALEEMGVEGVKLKWPNDLYHNDKKLAGILVELSGQSGGAAHIVIGLGLNLSMEPTISGIGQPWTSLKEVCDGQVPDRNDLAQVLINAWNKTLVDYELKGMSNFVSRWNRLDNFLGRNVRLIIGPREIEGIVQGIDAQGAILLKTANGIESYIGGEISLRKGD
- the murB gene encoding UDP-N-acetylmuramate dehydrogenase, yielding MQFHLNASLKNVHTFSIDQTCDALLEVTTIEELISLYKDPKWSALPKLILGKGSNMLFTEHFAGLVIVNKLAGIELTETDSHHLLHVSGGEDWPSLVEWSVDKGLGGLENLAMIPGCSGSAPIQNIGAYGVELQDVCEYVDILCLDTYTVKRLSRKECLFGYRDSIFKHALYGKAIVVAIGLTLPKEWEPCNHYGPLKSLAADTLSPRTIFDEVCAIRSSKLPDPRVQGNAGSFFKNPVITKDHFDRLLALYPNIVGYESNDMIKVAAGWLIDQCQFKGVTEGGAQVHPNQALVIINYDEASAVDILKLAERVRQSVLNKFNIRLEHEVRFMGRDCETNLDKALGSLA
- a CDS encoding GNAT family N-acetyltransferase, translating into MNNVIITQLEPIKVPLVKRFYKEHYPTGKANKSELIFSLLLDDELCGVVRFRTIENNRLLTGMAISKQHRGKQLGSQLMDYCAQHTLTEDDYCFAYTHLTNFYTRHQFVQVDPKDLPNGLRVLYERYSNSGKDLIPMHYQKNCHRMP
- the pssA gene encoding CDP-diacylglycerol--serine O-phosphatidyltransferase — encoded protein: MIASRNPFIQLPTIAQNPDKFEVLLSAQEFRTRLLDEISRATTRISLVALYLEDDEAGREILTALYEAKQNNPALDVSVCVDWHRAQRGLIGAESSEGNAAMYKEFAEKYQHSVPVYGIPVRGKEVFGVLHLKGFIVDDTVIYSGASLNNIYLNYHDRYRFDRYHVLNNAALADSMFTYVHEQMVADSAVYDLADKNKPMTKELKPAIRQFRALLARSQYQFDGQEVSTDQVAITPLVGIGKRRNRLNQGINQLVAQAKDEIFICTPYFNFPPSLAKEVKKALKRGVKVSIVVGDKTANDFFISPEEEFKTIGGLPYLYELNLRHFAKANEAHIASRNLSIRLWQHDSNSFHLKGIWVDKRYMLLTGNNLNPRAWKLDLENGIFIQDNYHHLTDKFQAEVDNILQHTQLICTYKQLDKVESYPMEVQKLIRKITRVKADRILKQIL